In Moorella sp. Hama-1, a single genomic region encodes these proteins:
- a CDS encoding CBS and ACT domain-containing protein, which yields MFVRDHMTPHPITVTKETSVLDALELMKKNKIRRLPVVQDGRLVGLVTERDILRVSPSPASTLSVFEVNYLVAKMAVKDAMIKRPVTVPPDMTIEEAALLMREHKIDNLLVMEKDQLVGIITQTDLFEALIKLFGLRRPGIRLTLEVVDRIGVLAEIARLVKEAGINIINVANRHKDDVHTYVVLRLATDDVSKLIPALEARDYRVVHVSPYNG from the coding sequence ATGTTTGTCCGCGACCATATGACTCCCCATCCCATTACCGTAACTAAAGAGACCTCTGTCCTTGATGCCCTGGAGTTGATGAAAAAGAATAAAATCCGACGGTTGCCGGTGGTTCAGGACGGGCGCCTGGTGGGCCTGGTTACCGAACGGGATATCCTGAGGGTCTCCCCTTCCCCGGCTTCTACCCTGAGCGTTTTTGAGGTTAACTACCTGGTGGCCAAGATGGCGGTCAAGGATGCCATGATTAAGCGTCCGGTTACCGTTCCCCCGGATATGACCATCGAAGAGGCGGCCCTGTTAATGCGGGAGCATAAGATCGATAACCTCCTGGTAATGGAAAAGGATCAACTGGTGGGGATTATTACTCAGACCGATCTCTTTGAAGCCCTGATCAAACTCTTTGGCCTGCGGCGACCGGGCATTCGTTTGACCCTGGAAGTAGTCGATCGTATCGGCGTGCTGGCCGAAATCGCCCGGCTGGTCAAGGAGGCGGGCATCAATATCATTAACGTCGCCAACCGCCACAAGGACGATGTCCACACCTACGTCGTCCTGCGGCTGGCGACGGATGACGTGAGCAAGCTCATTCCGGCCCTGGAGGCCAGGGATTACCGGGTCGTCCACGTCAGCCCCTATAACGGGTAA